In the Silvanigrella aquatica genome, CTAAAAATCAATCCAAATAGAGTCAATGTGTTTCCTTGGGCAAGATCCTATGTAGAGGCGGCAAAAGGCAAAAATACGATGATATTCCCACTAGTAAAAACAAAAGAACGTATGAAAATATTTCAATATCCTATTTTAGCATTTAAACAAACTTTTAATTTTTACAAACTCAAAGCAACAAAAATAAGAATAAATAGTGTAGAAGATGCCAAAAAATATTCAACATGTGTTGTAAGACACGACGCCAGACATGATTATTTACTCGGATATCATTTTAAAAACTTAGAAGAAACAACGGAACAAACAACAAATGTACAAAAATTTTTGAAACATAGATGCGATCTTATCATTGAAACAGACGAAGGAATCGCAGCAAAACTAAAAGAGCTAAAAGCCGATCCTAGCATTGTTGAGGTAGCAACAGAAGCAAAACAATTCGATGGAAATCTGTATATTGCATTTCATATCAACGCCGATCCTCACATCGTAGAAGCCTTCAAAAAAGCGGCAAAATCTAATTAATTCATGAGATTACGTGTAGCCCAAATTCACTAAGCACCTACAATAACAGAAGTATTTAAAAAAAATCATAAATAACGTTAAGTTAACAAATCCTTGTTAACTTATTGAATTTTAACTTAACGTATACAATAAAACATAATGTATAAGATACTGTATTATATATACTATTTATATAATAATATTAAATTAACAAATAACTGTTGATTTAATAAAAAATATTAATTAGAATGTAAAAACCTTTCGTGAATACACAATTATTAAGGAGTTTCATATGGTTAAATATTACATATTTCTTTTATTAGGAATCGCTATTCTTGGCTCAACAATTGCCTAACAAAAAGCCCTACAAAGTTTATTAGCTTTGTAGGGCTTTTTTTAAGCATTGAGCACTAAAAAATATGATTTAACCTTGTTACTTTTAGAACTGAAAAAACTAAATTTCCCTCACAACTCGTTTCTCTTGAAAATCTAACCCCAAAAAATTGATTAAATATAAAAAAAGTGATAAAAACATAAAATATTTATCCATTTTCAAGCATAAAGGATTTTATTTTGAAAATTATAAGGAATTTGATATTAATTATAGCGCTTATAACCTCGTTACAAAACGTTTTTGCAGAAAATTTACAAATTGGCAAAATCGAATTTTCAGATGAATTTGATATTTCTAGAGATCTCCTGCTATCCATAGCTGAACTCAAAACAGGTGAAGATTATACAGAACAAAAAATACAAAAAGCTGTTCAACATTTAAAAAACACCACGGTCTTTAATCCTGTTACAGCGGAAACCCAAAA is a window encoding:
- a CDS encoding substrate-binding periplasmic protein; translation: MRILIVILISLINFKIHAQSFDELQIYTENNPPYVTLDSNKKLGGDIGNQVLKILQKLKINPNRVNVFPWARSYVEAAKGKNTMIFPLVKTKERMKIFQYPILAFKQTFNFYKLKATKIRINSVEDAKKYSTCVVRHDARHDYLLGYHFKNLEETTEQTTNVQKFLKHRCDLIIETDEGIAAKLKELKADPSIVEVATEAKQFDGNLYIAFHINADPHIVEAFKKAAKSN